Proteins from a genomic interval of Candidatus Nomurabacteria bacterium:
- the rpsJ gene encoding 30S ribosomal protein S10, with protein MATTTKATGKIRIRLKAFDHKVADLSAKQIVDIATRTGAKVNGPIPLPTRRTLYSVVRAPSQYKNSQEQFESRVHKRIIDVLDPTPQTIDRLMSLNLPAGCDVEIKM; from the coding sequence ATGGCCACAACAACTAAAGCAACCGGAAAAATCAGAATTCGCCTTAAAGCATTCGATCACAAAGTAGCTGATCTATCTGCAAAGCAGATCGTAGATATCGCTACTAGAACTGGCGCTAAAGTTAATGGGCCAATTCCTTTACCAACACGCCGTACTTTATATAGTGTAGTTCGAGCTCCTTCTCAGTATAAAAACTCTCAGGAACAGTTCGAATCTCGTGTTCATAAACGCATTATTGATGTTCTTGATCCAACTCCACAGACAATTGACAGGCTAATGAGTCTAAATCTGCCTGCGGGGTGCGACGTTGAGATCAAAATGTAA
- the dnaE gene encoding DNA polymerase III subunit alpha has product MIEEASTGVAKKRETKKASTSPLNLKPSDYVHLHNHSHFSILDGLQKIPEMVSKTKEYGMDAIAVTDHGTMGAAIELYKKCKAEDIKPIIGSEFYVAARKHTDKDKDKDKERFHLILLAMNEQGYKNLCKLTTISYRDGYYFKPRIDHNLLKKYSEGVICLSGCIGGEVGDALRNGHVEKAKKIINLYKDIFGDRYYLELQDHGHHWEEQRKINDQLLKLSKELDVPAVVTCDAHYLEHGDQDVHEVLLCVSTASNLDDPNRFSLKDTNLFLTDPKDILERWKDHPDLILNTKKIADRCNLEFELGKILIPKFETEDGSSEEEALHKMVWQGVAWRYGGVSEDEKANLTIEEAKKKIPKDIIERTEYELSVIDNMGFNGYFLIVQDFINWGKEQGIIFGPGRGSAAGSIIAYAIRITEIDPIKYDLLFERFLNPDRISMPDIDIDIQDSRRGEVIQYCVEKYGTERVANIGTYGIMAARAAVRDVGRVLGIPLWKVDQLAKMVPPPVQGRHIPLKKSLEENKELQAAYQDPENKQILDIAIRLEGTIRNAGVHAAGVVIAPSDITDYAPLYVAKNGGLATQYTMNPIEDLGLLKMDFLGLSNLTIINNALRIIRKVYGIDIDIDTIPLDDAKTFELLQRADTTGVFQLESGGMRKYLKQLIPKEFEDIAAMTALYRPGPIQFIPDFIERKNGKQEVTFDHPGFENALKNTYGILVYQEQFMQISKDMCGFTGGQADTLRKAVGKKNRAMMDKVKPDFVEGMIEHSGVKREFAEKFWSQLEAFADYCFNKSHSVCYGLIAYQTAYLKAHYPDAFMAALMTSDADNIDRLTIEISDCKKSGIKVMNPDVNESFADFAIVKNQNTIRFGLGAIKNVGHGAAEKIIEERDANGTFKDLEDFFVRVSSSAVNKKVVESLIRTGGLDSFGYTRQSLLNQLDTLIAFSQKRDKEALSNQSNLFGDSTNSQTKLNLIKSEEEAPEHEKLSWERELLGLYLSAHPLDKYEEYLKHNAEDISELKPEEVDGASGIVGGTITASREITTKKGDKMAFMTVADLAGEIELIIFPQAYLKFATILNKPNAVIIAKGKFDAKDRDGNLSDDLKMMVNEVELVTEEDLKNFDPTKPPKKEPKSNKETKQVVHDGPGSKLKLKKNAKVQLESEKEQVIQKLYIKIADSKYENNLIKLKSLVDENQGVTSIILVFGEKPDQRALQLPFKLNITPSTRTELGSIFDKESLSFQ; this is encoded by the coding sequence TTGATAGAAGAGGCCAGCACTGGTGTTGCAAAAAAAAGAGAGACTAAAAAAGCCTCTACTAGCCCACTTAATCTTAAGCCGTCAGATTACGTACATCTTCATAATCACTCCCACTTCTCGATACTCGATGGGCTCCAGAAGATCCCAGAAATGGTTTCTAAGACTAAAGAATACGGCATGGATGCTATCGCCGTAACTGACCATGGGACAATGGGCGCTGCCATTGAACTCTATAAAAAATGTAAAGCTGAAGATATTAAGCCAATCATTGGCTCCGAGTTTTACGTAGCTGCTAGAAAACATACCGATAAAGATAAGGATAAAGACAAAGAAAGGTTTCATTTAATCTTACTCGCCATGAACGAGCAAGGTTATAAAAATCTTTGTAAACTTACTACAATATCATATCGAGACGGGTATTACTTTAAGCCTAGGATCGATCACAATCTACTCAAGAAATACTCAGAGGGTGTCATCTGCCTTTCAGGCTGTATAGGAGGTGAGGTTGGTGATGCACTCAGAAATGGTCATGTAGAAAAAGCAAAAAAGATAATCAATCTTTATAAAGATATTTTTGGAGATCGATATTATTTAGAGCTCCAAGATCATGGCCATCATTGGGAAGAACAAAGAAAGATTAACGACCAACTACTTAAGCTTAGTAAAGAGCTCGATGTCCCAGCTGTAGTAACTTGTGATGCTCACTATTTGGAGCATGGTGACCAAGACGTCCACGAAGTACTCCTATGTGTTTCAACAGCCTCAAATCTAGATGATCCTAATAGATTCTCTCTTAAAGACACTAATTTATTCTTAACAGACCCAAAAGATATTTTAGAGCGCTGGAAAGATCATCCAGATTTAATCTTAAATACAAAAAAAATTGCAGATAGATGTAACTTAGAGTTTGAGCTAGGCAAAATACTAATTCCAAAGTTTGAGACAGAAGATGGTTCTTCAGAAGAAGAGGCTCTACACAAAATGGTTTGGCAAGGAGTCGCGTGGCGTTATGGTGGGGTGTCTGAAGATGAAAAAGCTAATCTTACAATCGAAGAGGCTAAAAAGAAGATTCCAAAAGATATTATTGAGCGTACAGAATATGAGCTTAGTGTTATTGATAATATGGGCTTCAATGGCTACTTCTTAATTGTTCAGGACTTTATAAACTGGGGAAAGGAACAGGGGATTATTTTTGGCCCAGGAAGAGGCTCTGCGGCGGGATCCATAATTGCTTATGCAATCCGTATAACAGAAATTGATCCAATAAAATACGATCTTCTGTTTGAAAGATTTTTAAATCCAGATAGAATCTCAATGCCAGATATCGACATAGACATACAAGACTCTCGTCGAGGAGAAGTCATACAATATTGTGTCGAAAAGTACGGAACTGAACGAGTTGCCAACATTGGAACTTACGGCATAATGGCCGCTCGTGCTGCCGTAAGAGACGTAGGTAGAGTCCTGGGTATTCCACTTTGGAAGGTTGATCAACTGGCAAAAATGGTTCCACCACCAGTTCAGGGTCGCCATATTCCACTAAAAAAGTCTTTAGAAGAAAATAAAGAATTACAAGCTGCTTATCAGGATCCTGAGAACAAACAGATATTAGATATCGCAATTAGACTTGAGGGGACAATCAGAAATGCTGGAGTCCACGCAGCCGGAGTAGTTATTGCACCATCAGATATTACTGATTACGCTCCTCTTTACGTTGCTAAAAACGGAGGTCTCGCAACCCAGTACACAATGAATCCAATCGAAGATCTAGGTCTACTTAAGATGGACTTTTTAGGCTTAAGTAACTTAACAATTATTAATAATGCTCTTAGAATTATCAGGAAAGTTTATGGCATTGATATCGATATAGACACAATTCCACTTGATGATGCAAAAACTTTTGAATTGTTACAACGGGCAGATACTACTGGAGTGTTCCAATTGGAGTCTGGTGGGATGCGCAAATATCTCAAACAATTGATCCCTAAAGAATTTGAAGATATTGCCGCTATGACTGCTCTTTACCGTCCGGGTCCAATTCAGTTTATCCCAGACTTTATCGAAAGAAAGAACGGCAAACAAGAAGTTACTTTCGATCATCCTGGTTTTGAAAACGCCCTAAAAAATACCTATGGGATCCTAGTCTATCAAGAGCAGTTCATGCAGATCTCAAAAGACATGTGTGGCTTTACCGGAGGTCAAGCTGACACTTTGCGTAAAGCAGTTGGTAAAAAGAATAGAGCCATGATGGATAAAGTCAAACCTGACTTTGTCGAAGGGATGATCGAGCATAGTGGGGTAAAAAGAGAGTTTGCCGAAAAGTTCTGGTCTCAGCTAGAGGCTTTTGCTGACTACTGTTTTAACAAGTCTCACTCTGTATGTTATGGTCTAATCGCATACCAGACTGCTTATTTGAAGGCGCACTACCCGGACGCTTTTATGGCGGCTCTTATGACCTCTGATGCAGATAATATTGATAGACTCACTATTGAAATATCAGATTGCAAAAAGTCTGGTATTAAAGTTATGAACCCAGATGTAAACGAATCATTTGCAGATTTCGCTATTGTAAAAAATCAAAATACAATTCGTTTTGGTCTTGGAGCTATTAAAAATGTCGGTCATGGAGCAGCAGAAAAAATAATTGAAGAACGTGATGCAAATGGTACTTTTAAAGATCTAGAAGACTTCTTTGTTCGAGTATCTTCATCAGCAGTAAATAAAAAAGTAGTTGAATCGTTAATTAGAACTGGTGGCCTTGATTCCTTCGGTTATACTCGCCAAAGTCTTCTAAATCAGTTGGATACTCTAATAGCATTTTCCCAAAAAAGAGATAAAGAGGCTCTGAGTAACCAATCTAACCTTTTTGGTGACTCGACTAATTCCCAGACTAAACTTAATCTTATAAAGTCAGAAGAAGAGGCTCCAGAGCACGAAAAGCTCAGCTGGGAGCGTGAGCTTCTAGGTTTGTACTTAAGTGCACATCCTCTCGATAAATACGAAGAGTATTTAAAACACAACGCAGAAGACATTTCTGAACTTAAGCCAGAAGAAGTTGATGGCGCATCTGGCATAGTTGGAGGAACAATAACTGCGAGCCGAGAAATCACTACCAAAAAAGGAGATAAAATGGCCTTTATGACAGTTGCCGATCTAGCTGGTGAAATAGAACTCATCATCTTCCCTCAAGCTTACTTAAAATTCGCCACTATCTTGAATAAACCAAATGCAGTTATTATTGCCAAAGGTAAATTTGATGCTAAAGATAGGGATGGAAATCTCTCTGATGATCTAAAAATGATGGTTAATGAAGTCGAGCTCGTGACGGAAGAAGATCTCAAAAATTTTGACCCTACAAAACCTCCCAAAAAAGAACCAAAATCCAACAAAGAAACTAAGCAAGTTGTTCATGATGGACCAGGATCTAAGCTTAAACTAAAGAAGAACGCAAAAGTTCAACTGGAATCTGAAAAAGAACAAGTCATCCAAAAGCTATATATAAAGATTGCTGATAGTAAGTACGAAAACAACTTGATTAAGCTTAAGAGTCTAGTCGATGAAAATCAAGGTGTGACATCTATTATCTTAGTCTTCGGAGAAAAGCCGGATCAAAGAGCCCTACAGCTCCCGTTTAAGCTTAATATAACTCCATCCACCAGAACAGAACTCGGATCAATATTTGATAAGGAGAGTTTAAGCTTCCAATAA
- the fusA gene encoding elongation factor G has translation MMAKTDINDFRNIGIIAHIDAGKTTTTEGILYRTGLSHKIGAVHEGETTTDWMEQERERGITIVAASVTCFWKGKQINIIDTPGHVDFTVEVERSMRVLDGAVVVFDGKSGVEAQTETVWRQATKYGVPRLCFINKINQIGGDFYKSLESIHARLSKKAIPVHLPIGFEKDINGIVDLVEMKAYTYKEFADKELIEGEIPADMLEKAKNARSLLVENAVEADDELMMRFLEEGEDSITNEELKVALRKAVISGDIYLVSGGDGRGVIVEALLDLMVDYLPSPIDAGTIWGEDTKSGDKISREPDDGEPLSGLAFKLTNDPFVGKLCYFRVYSGVLKTGSYVLNSSTGEKERVGRLVRLRADKREDIDEIRAGDIAAIVGIKGTTTGNTLCDVAKPILLENITFAEPPVAIAIEPKTKQDQEKMSLALQRLAEEDPTFKVATDPETAQTIIRGMGELHLEILVDRMKREFKVEANIGAPQVAYRETVKKTAEAQGKFVRQSGGRGQYGDVHLRIEPLESGAGFEFVDEIKGGVVPQEYRPAVRSGIEEAMSSGVIAGYPVVDVKVTLFDGTYHDVDSSEMSFKIAGSIGLQNVVKVAAPIIMEPIMKVTVTTPEEFMGDVIGDLNSRRGRIESMEDAYGAKEVIAFVPLGNMFGYTTDLRSMSQGRANSVMELDHYAEVPPNVAEEIISKRGKKSEE, from the coding sequence AACAGGATTGAGCCATAAGATCGGTGCTGTACACGAAGGTGAGACAACTACCGATTGGATGGAGCAGGAACGTGAACGTGGTATTACAATCGTAGCCGCTTCTGTAACATGCTTCTGGAAGGGCAAACAGATTAATATTATTGATACTCCTGGTCATGTTGACTTTACTGTTGAGGTTGAGCGTTCTATGCGCGTACTCGATGGTGCTGTTGTTGTCTTTGATGGTAAGTCTGGTGTCGAAGCTCAAACTGAAACCGTATGGCGTCAGGCAACAAAATATGGAGTACCTCGACTTTGCTTTATCAATAAGATTAACCAAATCGGTGGAGACTTCTACAAGTCACTCGAAAGTATTCACGCTCGCCTTAGCAAAAAAGCAATTCCAGTACATTTACCAATAGGATTCGAAAAAGACATTAATGGTATTGTCGACCTGGTTGAGATGAAGGCATATACATACAAAGAGTTTGCTGATAAAGAGCTGATTGAAGGAGAAATCCCAGCAGACATGCTAGAAAAAGCAAAAAATGCACGGTCTCTGCTAGTCGAGAATGCCGTTGAAGCGGATGATGAGTTGATGATGCGCTTCTTAGAAGAGGGTGAAGACTCAATTACTAATGAAGAATTAAAAGTTGCCTTAAGAAAAGCCGTTATAAGCGGGGATATATATTTAGTTTCTGGAGGTGACGGTAGAGGGGTAATTGTCGAAGCTCTATTAGACCTAATGGTTGATTATCTACCTTCACCAATTGATGCTGGAACCATTTGGGGAGAGGATACAAAATCTGGAGATAAAATCTCAAGAGAGCCAGATGATGGCGAGCCTTTATCTGGCCTAGCGTTTAAGCTTACTAATGATCCATTTGTAGGAAAACTTTGTTACTTCCGTGTTTACTCTGGAGTTCTAAAAACAGGCTCTTACGTATTAAATTCATCTACCGGAGAAAAAGAACGTGTGGGGCGTTTAGTAAGACTCCGCGCTGATAAGCGTGAAGATATCGATGAGATTCGCGCTGGTGATATTGCTGCAATAGTTGGTATTAAAGGTACAACTACTGGAAATACACTATGTGATGTTGCAAAGCCAATTTTACTCGAAAATATTACCTTCGCTGAACCACCTGTAGCAATTGCTATTGAGCCAAAAACTAAACAAGATCAAGAAAAAATGTCACTTGCTCTGCAACGTCTTGCAGAAGAAGATCCAACTTTTAAAGTAGCAACTGACCCTGAAACTGCTCAGACTATTATCCGTGGTATGGGTGAGCTCCATTTAGAGATTCTGGTTGACAGGATGAAGCGTGAGTTCAAAGTAGAGGCTAATATTGGAGCTCCTCAAGTAGCTTACCGCGAAACAGTCAAAAAGACTGCTGAAGCTCAAGGTAAATTCGTCCGTCAATCAGGAGGACGTGGCCAATACGGAGATGTACACCTAAGAATAGAGCCATTAGAAAGTGGAGCTGGTTTTGAGTTCGTAGACGAAATTAAAGGAGGAGTTGTACCTCAAGAGTATCGTCCTGCTGTAAGATCTGGTATCGAGGAGGCAATGTCTAGCGGTGTTATTGCTGGCTACCCAGTTGTAGATGTTAAAGTAACTCTGTTTGACGGTACATACCACGATGTTGACTCATCAGAAATGTCATTTAAAATTGCTGGTTCTATCGGTCTTCAGAATGTCGTTAAGGTTGCTGCCCCAATCATCATGGAGCCGATCATGAAAGTAACAGTTACAACTCCAGAAGAATTCATGGGAGATGTTATCGGAGACCTAAACTCTCGACGTGGACGTATCGAAAGTATGGAAGATGCTTACGGTGCAAAAGAAGTCATTGCCTTTGTTCCACTTGGCAACATGTTTGGGTATACCACTGATCTTCGATCAATGTCACAGGGTCGTGCAAACTCAGTGATGGAGCTTGACCACTACGCAGAAGTTCCACCAAATGTAGCCGAAGAGATCATCTCTAAGCGCGGTAAAAAATCCGAGGAGTAA
- the tuf gene encoding elongation factor Tu — translation MADTYSRTKPHVNVGTMGHVDHGKTSLTAAIKAVLAKRVPGGANDVVATVATIDGAKEEQERGITINSSHVEYETEKRHYAHVDMPGHADYIKNMITGAAQIDGAILVVAGNDGPLAQTKEHILLAKQVGVPSIVVFLNKMDLADPDLVELVEDEIREELKKQGFDENSPIVKGSATKALEGDSAAEDSIMELMSAVDEWIKEPVRDLDKPFLMPIEDVFSIKGRGTVATGRIEQGVIKVGEEVEIVGIRDTQKTTITGVEMFKKSLDQGQAGDNAGLLLRGIEREQIERGQVLAKPGSITPHTEFEAEVYILTKEEGGRHTAFFKGYKPQFYFRTTDVTGEVELPADKEMVMPGDTVTFKVKLISPIAMEEGLNLAIREGGRTVGAGVVTKIVK, via the coding sequence ATGGCAGATACTTATTCAAGAACCAAGCCACATGTTAACGTCGGAACAATGGGACACGTTGACCACGGTAAAACAAGCCTAACAGCTGCTATTAAAGCTGTACTAGCAAAAAGAGTACCAGGTGGTGCTAACGACGTAGTCGCTACTGTTGCAACAATTGACGGTGCTAAAGAAGAGCAAGAGCGTGGAATTACAATTAACTCTTCACACGTAGAGTATGAGACAGAAAAGCGTCACTACGCTCACGTCGACATGCCAGGTCACGCTGATTACATTAAGAATATGATTACTGGTGCTGCTCAGATTGACGGAGCTATCCTTGTTGTCGCTGGAAATGATGGTCCTCTTGCGCAAACTAAGGAGCACATCCTTCTTGCAAAGCAGGTTGGTGTACCATCTATCGTTGTTTTCTTAAACAAAATGGATCTTGCAGACCCAGACCTTGTAGAGCTCGTTGAAGATGAAATTCGTGAAGAGCTCAAGAAACAAGGCTTTGATGAAAACTCTCCAATCGTTAAAGGTTCTGCCACTAAGGCGTTAGAAGGTGATAGTGCTGCTGAAGACTCAATTATGGAACTCATGTCTGCTGTTGATGAATGGATCAAAGAGCCGGTTCGCGATCTTGATAAGCCATTCTTAATGCCAATCGAAGACGTCTTCTCAATTAAGGGACGCGGTACTGTTGCTACAGGTAGAATTGAGCAAGGTGTTATTAAAGTTGGTGAAGAAGTAGAGATCGTTGGTATCCGAGATACACAAAAGACTACAATCACTGGCGTTGAGATGTTCAAAAAGTCTTTAGACCAAGGTCAAGCTGGTGATAACGCCGGACTTCTCCTACGAGGTATTGAGCGTGAACAGATCGAACGTGGTCAGGTTCTAGCTAAACCAGGTTCAATCACTCCGCACACTGAGTTTGAAGCTGAGGTTTACATCCTAACTAAAGAGGAAGGTGGACGTCACACTGCATTCTTCAAAGGCTACAAACCACAATTCTACTTCCGAACAACTGATGTAACAGGAGAAGTTGAGCTTCCAGCCGACAAAGAGATGGTCATGCCTGGTGATACTGTCACTTTCAAGGTTAAACTAATCTCACCAATCGCAATGGAAGAAGGTCTAAACCTAGCTATCCGTGAAGGAGGACGCACAGTAGGTGCCGGTGTTGTTACAAAGATCGTTAAATAA